One window of Populus nigra chromosome 5, ddPopNigr1.1, whole genome shotgun sequence genomic DNA carries:
- the LOC133694629 gene encoding lysine-specific demethylase JMJ25-like, with translation MARVRKRQKPAQSEAGLVGEAVENGGSEEGVKENGGLDQSSEIGEGKVEESRDIDKGNGASKMGNRKRKVKKSEIGAVEEEREGNGVEKGEEGDLKEDVRRGRKKKKGKKKESDREEEKVKEENVEDDEKGVSSAVEGKKRVDFAGNEGEKEVESGDEDGLGEKSEVDFVKKEERGVDGKMDGKSRKAKQEVDTEEGEKEVENGKEGKLDGRRDEKGAEKRGREGGKFSVDNEERKEIGELGVGGKEKMRFVKNEEESEGVKESEGAVARENKGGKKESESGNEEVESEVGKENGGDVEENGGSLNKRPRRTDKKVNYAELDAALDEAVLGEKRRKRRKKNGVSESDGLESVQNSKNGDVNRGKKKVSRKGKKNQEEENIEGEEEKEESGEGDCLMMSSETGYGLRTRKEQVDQGSKSRRDNEFIENVCLMCHQCQRNDKGRVVRCLKCKRKRYCIPCLTKWYPKMTEDEIANACPVCLGNCNCKSCLRLDAPIKELKNLNLEVSKEEVVRYSKFFLRALLPFLKQLDEEQMMEREIEARRKGVPLAGLQIENAECPADERMFCDNCRTSIFDYHRSCSNCSSDLCLACCREIRAGHLQGGGPDVLMEYINRGFEYLHGGIDEPQVESQAELPQKTESKDFMGPKSGWKANEDGSIHCACDSGNLELKCLFPNKKVNFAVSVSELVKKVEEMSKKWETDSANAPDERCACFNSNGDLDLSNGNSLLKAACREDSDDNYLFYPIAEDITEDDLKHFQFHWKRAEPVIVRNVLETASGLSWEPMVMWRAFRQIKNEKHDTLLDVKAIECLDYCEVDINVHQFFIGYTEGRFDGKNWPQILKLKDWPPSKTFGESLPRHDAEFTCCLPFKEYTHPRSGPLNLAVRLPENSLKPDMGPKTYIAYGYPEELGRGDSVTKLHCDMSDAVNVLTHTADVSNKTHYTEIQKLKLKHFEQDQRELFGNNQNVDGVDKRELFGNNQNVDEVDNMHGVDSGKCNEEAGVVQGTSTEDGPLKCGDESEWMDALDGGAVWDIFRREDVPKLQEYLNKHFKEFRHIHCSPLPKVVHPIHDQTFFFTLEHKRKLKEEYGIEPWTFVQKLGDAVFIPAGCPHQVRNLKSCIKVAMDFVSPENVGECIRLTEEFRLLPPNHRAKEDKLEIKKMYLHAARWALDVLTNGGEADEPEKVKKKQARSKKRS, from the exons ATGGCGAGAGTGAGGAAGCGGCAGAAACCGGCGCAATCGGAGGCGGGGTTGGTGGGGGAAGCGGTGGAGAATGGTGGGTCAGAGGAGGGGGTTAAGGAGAATGGGGGGTTAGATCAAAGTAGTGAAATTGGTGAAGGGAAAGTAGAGGAAAGTCGTGATATTGATAAAGGAAACGGGGCCTCGAAGATGGGAAATAGGAAGAGGAAGGTAAAGAAGAGTGAGATTGGAGCTGTTGAAGAGGAAAGGGAAGGTAATGGTGTGGAGAAAGGGGAAGAAGGTGATTTGAAGGAGGATGTCAGAAGGggtaggaaaaaaaagaagggaaagaagaaagaaagtgatCGTGAGGAGGAGAAGGTGAAAGAAGAGAATGTGGAGGATGATGAAAAGGGGGTTTCTTCAGCTGTGGAGGGGAAGAAAAGGGTGGACTTTGCTGGGAATGAAGGAGAGAAAGAGGTGGAGAGTGGGGACGAAGATGGATTAGGTGAGAAAAGTGAAGTGGATTTCGTCAAGAAGGAAGAGAGAGGGGTTGATGGAAAGATGGATGGGAAGTCTAGGAAGGCAAAACAGGAGGTGGATACCGAGGAAGGAGAGAAAGAGGTAGAAAATGGTAAAGAAGGAAAATTGGACGGGAGAAGGGATGAGAAAGGGGCAGAGAAGAGGGGGCGGGAGGGAGGTAAATTCAGTGTGGATAACGAGGAAAGGAAAGAGATTGGAGAACTGGGTGTTGGAGGAAAGGAGAAGATGAGATTTGTTAAGAATGAGGAAGAAAGCGAGGGGGTTAAGGAAAGTGAAGGGGCTGTTGCTAGAGAGAATAAGGGCGGGAAGAAGGAAAGTGAATCGGGTAATGAGGAGGTGGAGAGCGAGGTGGGGAAGGAGAATGGTGGTGATGTGGAAGAGAATGGCGGTTCATTAAATAAGAGGCCGAGGAGAACTGATAAAAAGGTAAACTATGCTGAGCTTGATGCTGCATTAGATGAGGCAGTGCTTGGGGAGAAGCGcaggaagaggaggaagaagaatggaGTCTCAGAGAGTGATGGATTGGAAAGTGTGCAAAATAGTAAAAATGGTGATGTCAATCgtggaaaaaagaaagttagtcgaaaaggaaaaaagaatcaGGAGGAGGAGAATATCgagggagaagaagagaaggaagagagtGGCGAAGGAGATTGTTTGATGATGAGCTCTGAAACAGGTTATGGGCTCAGGACTCGGAAAGAGCAAGTGGATCAGGGAAGCAAATCCAGGCGTGATAATGAG tttaTTGAGAATGTGTGTTTAATGTGTCATCAATGCCAGAGAAATGATAAGGGCCGTGTTGTTCGGTGTCTGAAATGTAAAAGGAAGCGCTATTGCATACCATGCTTGACGAAATG GTATCCTAAGATGACAGAGGATGAAATTGCCAATGCTTGTCCTGTCTGTCTTGGAAATTGCAACTGTAAATCTTGTTTGCGTCTGGATGCGCCGATAAAG GAACTGAAAAATTTAAACCTGGAAGTAAGCAAAGAAGAAGTAGTGCGATACTCTAAGTTTTTCCTTCGTGCCCTTCTTCCATTTTTGAAGCAGTTAGATGAAGAACAAATGATGGAGAGAGAGATTGAGGCCAGGAGAAAAG GTGTACCACTTGCAGGCCTACAAATAGAGAATGCTGAATGCCCTGCAGATGAGCGCATGTTCTG tGATAATTGCAGAACTTCTATTTTTGATTATCACAGAAGTTGCTCAAATTGCTCTTCTGATCTTTGTCTTGCCTGTTGTCGGGAGATCCGTGCTGGGCACTTGCAAGGTGGTGGGCCAGATGTGCTTATGGAATATATTAACAGAGGATTTGAATATTTGCATGGTGGGATAGACGAACCACAGGTTGAATCACAAGCTGAGTTACCTCAAAAGACTGAATCTAAGGATTTTATGGGGCCAAAGTCTGGATGGAAAGCAAATGAAGATGGAAGCATTCATTGTGCTTGTGATAGTGGCAATTTAGAACTAAAATGTTTGTTCCCAAACAAAAAAGTCAATTTTGCAGTTTCAGTGTCAGAGTTGGTAAAGAAAGTTGAAGAAATGTCCAAAAAATGGGAAACTGACTCTGCTAATGCTCCTGATGAACGATGTGCTTGTTTTAACTCCAATGGTGATCTTGATCTCAGTAATGGTAACAGTTTATTAAAAGCAGCATGCCGAGAAGATTCTGATGATAACTATTTATTCTATCCAATAGCCGAAGATATCACAGAGGATGATTTGAAGCATTTTCAGTTTCACTGGAAGAGAGCTGAGCCTGTGATTGTTCGCAATGTGCTTGAAACTGCATCTGGCTTGAGTTGGGAGCCAATGGTCATGTGGCGTGCCTTCCGCCAgatcaaaaatgaaaaacacgaCACACTATTGGATGTAAAGGCAATTGAGTGTCTGGATTACTGCGAG GTAGATATTAATGTCCATCAATTCTTCATTGGTTACACAGAGGGAAGGTTTGATGGTAAAAATTGGCCTCAGATACTGAAGCTGAAAGACTGGCCCCCATCTAAAACATTTGGTGAAAGtcttccacgacatgatgctgAATTTACCTGTTGTTTGCCCTTTAAGGAGTATACACATCCACGCAGTGGACCTTTAAACCTTGCTGTCAGATTGCCTGAGAATTCTTTGAAGCCAGATATGGGGCCAAAGACATATATTGCCTATGGATATCCTGAAGAGCTTGGGCGTGGAGATTCAGTCACTAAGCTTCACTGTGACATGTCTGATGCG GTAAATGTCTTGACGCATACTGCTGATGTGTCCAATAAAACTCATTATACTGAAATACAAAAGTTGAAGCTAAAGCACTTTGAACAAGACCAAAGAGAGCTTTTTGGAAATAATCAGAATGTGGATGGAGTTGATAAAAGAGAGCTTTTTGGAAATAATCAGAATGTGGATGAAGTTGATAACATGCATGGTGTTGATTCTG GGAAATGTAATGAGGAGGCAGGAGTGGTTCAAGGCACAAGTACCGAGGATGGACCTTTAAAGTGTGGAGATGAGTCAGAATGGATGGATGCTTTAGATGGAGGTGCTGTTTGGGACATTTTCCGAAGAGAAGATGTTCCTAAGTTGCAGGAGTATCTCAACAAGCACTTCAAGGAATTTAGGCATATCCACTGTAGCCCATTACCAAAG GTGGTTCACCCCATTCATGAccagacatttttttttactctagagCACAAGAGGAAGCTAAAAGAGGAATATG GCATTGAACCATGGACATTTGTCCAGAAACTTGGAGACGCTGTCTTCATTCCTGCAGGCTGTCCTCATCAAGTGAGAAACTTGAAG